In a genomic window of Streptomyces sp. NBC_01142:
- a CDS encoding sporulation protein: MASTTRRTRPPNADLARLIEASGASHKSLALRVNQLAHASGIETDYSHTSVANWCRRGMTPKWPVPKLLSQAIAERLGRPVTTGEIGMGEAETIDADVGLDFPRDPADAVRVATSFWSSVNRRDFLAGTGFAASAFTTPVTRWLVTPADETADHEGGGQVGRADLHELREAADDARRWDSKYGGGNWKANSVTDCLDHRAGPLLQGSFSDEIGRELFSVTAELSRLAGWTAFDVGQHDAAQRHFIQALRLARAGGDVQLGCYVLTTMAMQTLMRGFASEAVDMAQGAFNRAKGQAVPRVLAFTKLIEARAHARENDPRAASRALKASEDLLGQAKDDSGDEPAWIDFYHHARLSADAAEVFRDLKNPKAALGWNKQATAMPAGVFTRSVGMRLAIVGTAHLQARDLDHGLELGNRSVDILARVQSSRAKDYVAEFNAALAPWRREPAVREFVQRTRKELGVAA; the protein is encoded by the coding sequence GTGGCATCGACCACCCGCCGGACCCGTCCGCCCAACGCGGACCTGGCCCGGCTCATCGAAGCCAGCGGCGCGAGCCACAAGTCCCTGGCTCTGCGCGTCAACCAGCTCGCCCATGCCTCCGGGATAGAGACCGACTATTCGCATACTTCCGTGGCGAACTGGTGCAGGCGTGGGATGACGCCGAAATGGCCGGTCCCCAAGCTGTTGTCGCAGGCCATCGCCGAGAGGCTCGGCCGGCCCGTCACCACGGGCGAGATCGGTATGGGCGAGGCGGAGACAATCGACGCGGATGTGGGGTTGGATTTCCCGCGAGACCCCGCCGACGCCGTCCGCGTCGCCACTTCGTTCTGGAGTTCCGTGAACCGCCGCGACTTCCTGGCCGGAACCGGCTTCGCCGCCTCCGCCTTCACCACCCCCGTCACCCGATGGCTCGTCACCCCCGCCGACGAGACCGCCGACCACGAAGGCGGAGGGCAGGTCGGCCGGGCCGACCTCCACGAACTGCGCGAGGCCGCCGACGACGCAAGGCGGTGGGACTCCAAATACGGCGGCGGGAACTGGAAGGCCAACTCCGTCACCGACTGCCTCGACCACCGTGCGGGCCCGCTGCTGCAGGGCAGTTTCTCGGACGAGATCGGCCGTGAGCTCTTCTCGGTGACCGCCGAGTTGTCGCGATTGGCCGGGTGGACGGCCTTCGATGTCGGTCAGCACGATGCCGCCCAGCGGCACTTCATCCAGGCCCTCCGCCTCGCCCGCGCCGGCGGCGACGTGCAGCTGGGCTGCTATGTCCTGACCACGATGGCCATGCAGACCCTCATGCGAGGCTTCGCCTCCGAGGCCGTCGACATGGCCCAGGGCGCCTTCAACCGGGCCAAGGGCCAGGCCGTCCCGAGGGTGCTGGCGTTCACCAAGCTCATCGAGGCACGTGCTCACGCCCGCGAGAACGACCCCCGGGCCGCATCCCGGGCCCTGAAAGCCTCCGAGGACCTCCTCGGGCAGGCGAAGGACGACAGCGGTGACGAACCCGCGTGGATCGACTTCTATCACCACGCCCGCCTCTCCGCGGACGCCGCCGAGGTCTTCCGCGACCTCAAGAACCCCAAGGCCGCCCTCGGCTGGAACAAGCAGGCCACCGCCATGCCGGCCGGGGTGTTCACCCGCTCTGTCGGCATGCGGCTCGCCATTGTCGGGACCGCTCACCTCCAGGCCCGCGACCTCGACCACGGCCTCGAACTCGGCAACCGCAGCGTCGACATCCTCGCCCGCGTCCAGTCGAGCCGGGCCAAGGACTACGTCGCCGAGTTCAACGCGGCCCTCGCCCCCTGGCGGCGCGAGCCGGCCGTCCGCGAGTTCGTCCAGCGGACCCGCAAGGAACTCGGCGTCGCCGCCTGA
- a CDS encoding asparagine synthetase B has translation MCGIAGLAGGDAIRHEHTVGAMGASQAHRGPDGTMHAASTDGRAVLAMNTLLIVDPQAMPGPYLERESGVLLAFNGEIYNYRQQAKAWGIALGARDTDAHLVLRAWAKLGPSCLDGLDGMFALAVYDPRVGKLFLARDRLGEKPLYWRLDGGRLAFASEVTTLTGYGTAPLVLRPEVLAIETPVGVDTPFQGIQLLAPATLLSFDVATGSLDQHVYWRLQDRQPFTGTYAQALAKFSVVLAEQVPLRAPACDFALLLSGGLDSSVLAYLMRPPVCITVRYPGQDRLDESAIATRIAADIGAELIVVEPDHIDFTNVLPHMMSALDYPMGNASTFSEYMAYRKIADLGLKVAVGGLGPDEFLMGYVRHALVLFGPDAVLAAGMDAYKPLAAKLMHAAGEELDPAEAVTRLVLRGPDPDGRIRDLVATAMEKADGDLARALTLADLATAWRPLVMTSDKLASAYALERRSPFLARELVELSYRLPSEHKICHPAEGKRILRDAAKALGLPREVWGSRDKLGFASPVPAWLNGQLAAWADAQINTALAEAPAAMRPLLEGGLKPGGRFDRTRMQALMAAAWFCDQTVRAAA, from the coding sequence ATGTGCGGAATCGCAGGACTGGCCGGAGGCGACGCCATCCGGCACGAGCACACGGTCGGCGCCATGGGCGCCTCACAGGCCCACCGCGGCCCGGACGGCACCATGCACGCCGCCAGCACGGACGGGCGGGCGGTGCTGGCCATGAACACGCTGCTGATCGTCGACCCTCAGGCAATGCCCGGCCCCTACCTGGAACGCGAGTCCGGGGTGCTGCTGGCCTTCAACGGAGAGATCTACAACTACCGCCAGCAGGCGAAAGCCTGGGGCATTGCGCTCGGCGCACGGGACACCGACGCCCACCTCGTCCTGCGAGCATGGGCCAAGCTCGGGCCGTCCTGCCTGGACGGACTGGACGGCATGTTCGCCCTCGCCGTCTACGACCCGCGCGTCGGCAAGCTGTTCCTGGCCCGCGACCGGCTCGGCGAGAAGCCGCTCTACTGGCGCCTGGACGGCGGCCGGCTCGCGTTCGCCTCCGAGGTCACCACCCTGACCGGCTACGGCACCGCCCCGCTCGTCCTGCGGCCCGAGGTCCTGGCGATCGAGACGCCGGTCGGCGTCGACACCCCCTTCCAGGGCATCCAGCTGCTGGCCCCCGCCACCCTGCTGTCCTTCGACGTCGCCACCGGCTCCCTGGACCAGCACGTCTACTGGCGCCTTCAGGACCGGCAGCCGTTCACCGGCACCTATGCCCAAGCCCTGGCGAAGTTCTCCGTCGTCCTGGCCGAACAGGTCCCGCTGCGGGCCCCGGCCTGCGACTTCGCCCTCTTGCTCTCCGGCGGCCTCGACTCCTCGGTGCTGGCCTACCTGATGAGGCCGCCGGTCTGCATCACCGTCCGCTACCCCGGCCAGGACCGGCTCGACGAATCCGCGATCGCCACGAGGATCGCGGCCGACATCGGCGCCGAGCTGATCGTCGTCGAGCCGGACCACATCGACTTCACCAACGTCCTGCCGCACATGATGTCCGCGCTGGACTACCCGATGGGCAACGCGTCAACGTTCTCCGAGTACATGGCCTACCGGAAGATCGCCGACCTCGGGCTGAAGGTCGCCGTCGGCGGGCTGGGGCCGGACGAGTTCTTGATGGGCTACGTCCGTCACGCCCTGGTCCTGTTCGGCCCGGATGCCGTCCTGGCCGCGGGGATGGACGCCTACAAGCCGCTGGCCGCGAAGCTCATGCACGCCGCAGGGGAAGAACTGGATCCGGCGGAGGCGGTCACCCGGCTCGTTCTGCGCGGCCCCGACCCCGACGGCCGCATCCGCGACCTGGTCGCCACCGCGATGGAGAAGGCCGACGGGGACCTGGCCCGCGCCCTCACCCTCGCCGATCTGGCGACGGCCTGGCGGCCGCTGGTGATGACCAGCGACAAGCTCGCCTCCGCCTATGCCCTCGAACGCCGGTCGCCGTTCCTCGCGAGGGAGTTGGTCGAACTGTCCTACCGGCTGCCCTCCGAGCACAAAATCTGTCACCCCGCAGAGGGCAAGCGGATCCTCCGCGATGCCGCGAAGGCCCTGGGACTGCCGCGGGAGGTCTGGGGCAGCCGGGACAAGCTCGGTTTCGCCAGCCCCGTCCCCGCCTGGCTGAACGGCCAGCTCGCCGCCTGGGCGGACGCCCAGATCAACACCGCTCTCGCCGAGGCGCCGGCCGCGATGCGGCCGCTGCTGGAGGGCGGGCTGAAACCGGGCGGGCGATTCGACCGCACCCGCATGCAGGCCCTCATGGCGGCCGCCTGGTTTTGCGACCAGACGGTGAGGGCTGCCGCATGA
- a CDS encoding NUDIX domain-containing protein: MHQDTTAESPATARGAVAIITNRRGELLLHLRDDLPHIAWPDHWSVLGGGCDPGENPRTAIVRELDEEAGLSVDDLIELFEIRDERGSGQLITFFAASWDGDESALPLAEGVKLQFLAPEDLEFRTIPPFIRTGINRYLATRPT, translated from the coding sequence ATGCACCAGGACACCACCGCCGAAAGCCCGGCCACCGCCCGCGGAGCGGTCGCGATCATCACCAACCGCCGCGGCGAACTCCTCCTCCACCTGCGTGACGACCTGCCGCACATCGCCTGGCCGGATCACTGGAGCGTCCTGGGAGGCGGCTGCGACCCCGGCGAGAACCCCCGCACCGCGATCGTCCGTGAGCTCGATGAGGAAGCCGGCCTGAGCGTCGACGACCTGATCGAACTGTTCGAGATTCGCGACGAGCGCGGGTCCGGGCAGCTGATCACCTTCTTCGCCGCCTCCTGGGACGGCGACGAGAGTGCCCTGCCCCTCGCGGAGGGCGTCAAGCTCCAGTTCCTCGCCCCCGAAGACCTCGAATTCCGCACGATCCCGCCGTTCATCCGCACCGGGATCAACCGTTACCTGGCCACCCGGCCCACCTGA
- a CDS encoding UDP-glucose/GDP-mannose dehydrogenase family protein, which yields MKLTVVGCGYLGATHAACMAELGHEVLGMDSDMDKVAVLNTGKAPFHERDLDEMLARHTASGRLKFTASYAEAAAFADLHFIGVGTPQLPGENAYDLSHLFSAVRQLAPRLKGPAVIAVKSTVPVGTAPRVRDLLHEFAPASDAVEVAWNPEFLRESFAIEDTLRPDRLVLGFETEHSWAEAVLRQCFEKIIEAGTPTIVTDWATAELAKASANAFLATKISFINAIAEVCEASGADVTTLADILGHDARIGRRGMRPGLGFGGGCLPKDIRGFMARAGELGADQALTILREVDAINNRRRERMVDLARQQLDGNLAGKRITIWGAAFKPNTDDIRDSPALAVAQKLHQLGAVVTVTDPQALDNARKTHPELDYIDDPIAAVQDTDLLLHLTEWPQFAHVDPHRLAARAATAKVIDGRGTLNADTWREAGWTVRALGRP from the coding sequence ATGAAACTCACCGTCGTCGGCTGCGGCTACCTCGGCGCCACCCACGCCGCCTGCATGGCCGAACTCGGCCACGAGGTCCTCGGCATGGACTCCGACATGGACAAAGTCGCCGTCCTCAACACCGGCAAGGCCCCCTTCCACGAGCGCGACCTCGACGAGATGCTGGCCCGCCACACCGCCAGCGGCCGGCTGAAGTTCACCGCCTCCTACGCGGAGGCCGCCGCCTTCGCCGACCTGCACTTCATCGGGGTCGGCACCCCGCAGCTGCCGGGCGAGAACGCCTACGACCTCTCCCACCTGTTCTCCGCCGTCCGCCAGCTCGCACCCCGTCTCAAGGGCCCCGCCGTCATCGCGGTGAAGTCGACCGTCCCCGTCGGCACCGCACCCCGCGTCCGCGACCTGCTGCACGAGTTCGCACCCGCCAGCGATGCGGTCGAGGTCGCTTGGAACCCCGAGTTCCTGCGCGAGTCGTTCGCCATCGAGGACACCCTCCGCCCGGACCGGCTCGTTCTCGGCTTCGAGACCGAGCACTCCTGGGCCGAAGCCGTCCTGCGGCAGTGCTTCGAGAAGATCATCGAAGCGGGGACGCCGACGATCGTCACCGACTGGGCGACCGCCGAACTCGCCAAGGCGTCCGCGAACGCCTTCCTCGCCACGAAGATCTCCTTCATCAACGCGATCGCCGAGGTCTGCGAAGCCTCCGGCGCCGACGTCACCACGCTCGCCGACATCCTCGGCCACGACGCACGCATCGGCCGACGCGGCATGCGGCCCGGCCTCGGATTCGGCGGCGGCTGCCTCCCCAAGGACATCCGCGGCTTCATGGCCCGCGCCGGCGAGCTCGGCGCCGACCAGGCCCTGACGATCCTCCGCGAGGTCGACGCCATCAACAACCGGCGCCGCGAGCGCATGGTCGACCTCGCCCGCCAGCAGCTCGACGGCAACCTCGCGGGCAAGCGCATCACGATCTGGGGCGCCGCCTTCAAACCGAACACCGACGACATCCGCGACTCGCCCGCCCTCGCCGTCGCCCAGAAACTCCACCAGCTCGGTGCCGTCGTCACCGTCACCGACCCCCAGGCCCTGGACAACGCCCGCAAGACCCATCCCGAACTCGACTACATCGACGACCCGATTGCCGCCGTCCAGGACACTGACCTGTTGCTTCACCTGACCGAGTGGCCGCAATTCGCCCACGTCGACCCGCACCGCCTCGCCGCCCGGGCCGCGACCGCGAAGGTCATCGACGGCCGCGGCACCCTCAACGCCGACACCTGGCGCGAAGCCGGATGGACCGTCCGAGCCCTCGGCCGCCCCTGA
- the whiG gene encoding RNA polymerase sigma factor WhiG, translating to MPQHTSGSDRAAVSPTARGTVRPPAPTSLDELWRSYKATGDERLREQLILHYSPLVKYVAGRVSVGLPSNVEQADFVSSGVFGLIDAIEKFDIERSIKFETYAITRIRGAMIDELRALDWIPRSVRQKARAVERAYATLEAQLRRTPSESEVAAEMGVALEELHAVFSQLSLANVVALEELLHAGGEGGDRLSLMDTLEDTAADNPVEVAEDRELRRLLARAINTLPEREKTVVTLYYYEGLTLAEIGNVLGVTESRVSQIHTKSVLQLRAKLADVGR from the coding sequence ATGCCCCAGCACACCTCCGGGTCTGACCGCGCGGCAGTGTCACCCACTGCCCGTGGCACCGTGCGGCCCCCAGCTCCCACGTCGCTCGACGAGCTGTGGCGGTCGTACAAGGCGACGGGTGACGAGCGGCTGCGGGAACAGCTGATCCTGCACTACTCGCCCCTGGTGAAGTACGTCGCGGGCCGGGTCAGCGTGGGCCTGCCGTCCAACGTCGAGCAGGCGGACTTCGTCTCCTCCGGAGTCTTCGGACTCATCGACGCCATTGAGAAGTTCGACATCGAGCGGTCCATCAAGTTCGAGACGTACGCGATCACCCGGATCCGCGGCGCGATGATCGACGAACTGCGTGCGCTGGACTGGATTCCACGCTCCGTGCGGCAGAAGGCCAGAGCCGTGGAGCGGGCCTATGCCACGCTCGAGGCACAGTTGAGGCGCACTCCGTCGGAGAGCGAGGTCGCCGCCGAGATGGGCGTCGCGCTCGAGGAACTGCATGCGGTTTTCAGCCAGTTGTCGCTGGCGAACGTCGTGGCGCTGGAGGAGCTGCTGCATGCCGGCGGCGAAGGCGGCGACCGGCTCAGCCTGATGGACACCCTCGAGGACACTGCCGCCGACAACCCCGTCGAAGTGGCCGAGGACCGGGAGCTGCGGCGGCTGCTCGCCCGTGCCATCAACACCCTGCCGGAGCGCGAGAAGACCGTGGTCACCCTTTACTACTACGAGGGCCTCACCCTGGCCGAAATCGGCAACGTACTCGGCGTCACGGAGAGCAGGGTCAGCCAGATCCATACGAAGTCGGTGCTGCAACTGCGGGCCAAGCTGGCCGACGTCGGACGTTGA
- a CDS encoding TetR/AcrR family transcriptional regulator, which translates to MAEHRTMQRGALLDAARSLLSEGGTEALTFPALAERTGLARSSVYEYFRSRAAVVEELCAVDFPLWAAEVEAVMEQADTAEGKVEAYVRRQLDLVGDRRHRAVVAISASELDAGAREKIRAAHGGLIAMIVEALAELGHDQPRLAAMLLQGVVDAAVRRIELGVAEDPGAIADAAVSMALRGVRG; encoded by the coding sequence GTGGCCGAGCACCGGACGATGCAGCGCGGCGCCCTGCTGGACGCTGCGCGCTCCCTGCTTTCCGAAGGCGGTACGGAGGCGCTGACCTTCCCGGCGCTCGCCGAGCGCACAGGCCTGGCGCGGTCCTCCGTCTATGAGTACTTCCGCTCGCGTGCCGCGGTCGTGGAGGAGCTCTGCGCGGTCGACTTCCCCCTCTGGGCGGCGGAGGTCGAAGCCGTGATGGAGCAGGCGGACACGGCCGAGGGCAAGGTCGAGGCGTATGTACGCCGGCAGCTGGACCTGGTCGGGGACCGGCGCCACCGGGCGGTTGTCGCGATCTCGGCGAGTGAGCTGGACGCCGGGGCGCGGGAGAAGATCCGCGCAGCGCACGGCGGGCTGATCGCCATGATCGTCGAGGCGCTCGCCGAGCTGGGCCACGACCAGCCCAGGCTGGCGGCGATGCTCCTGCAGGGAGTCGTGGACGCCGCGGTCCGCCGTATCGAGCTCGGCGTGGCCGAGGATCCGGGGGCCATCGCCGACGCTGCCGTGTCGATGGCGCTGCGGGGTGTGCGGGGCTGA
- the rpsB gene encoding 30S ribosomal protein S2, with protein sequence MAVVTMRELLESGVHFGHQTRRWNPKMKRFIFTERNGIYIIDLLQSLSYIDRAYEFVKETVAHGGSIMFVGTKKQAQEAIAEQATRVGMPYVNQRWLGGMLTNFSTVYKRLQRLKELEQIDFEDVAASGLTKKELLVLSREKAKLEKTLGGIREMQKVPSAVWIVDTKKEHIAVGEARKLHIPVVAILDTNCDPDEVDYKIPGNDDAIRSVTLLTRVIADAVAEGLIARSGVATGDSKPGEKAAGEPLAEWERDLLEGEKKADSDEAAEAPAAAEAEKPAEAAAEAPAAEAPAAEAEAPAAEAPAADTEQA encoded by the coding sequence ATGGCCGTCGTCACGATGCGGGAGCTGCTGGAAAGCGGCGTCCACTTCGGTCACCAGACCCGTCGTTGGAACCCGAAGATGAAGCGTTTCATCTTCACGGAGCGCAACGGCATCTACATCATCGACCTGCTCCAGTCGCTGTCGTACATCGACCGCGCCTACGAGTTCGTCAAGGAGACCGTTGCCCACGGCGGCTCCATCATGTTCGTCGGCACCAAGAAGCAGGCCCAGGAGGCCATCGCCGAGCAGGCGACGCGCGTTGGTATGCCGTACGTCAACCAGCGTTGGCTGGGCGGCATGCTCACCAACTTCTCCACCGTCTACAAGCGCCTTCAGCGTCTGAAGGAGCTTGAGCAGATCGACTTCGAGGATGTGGCCGCCTCCGGCCTCACCAAGAAGGAGCTCCTGGTCCTCTCGCGCGAGAAGGCCAAGCTGGAGAAGACCCTCGGTGGTATCCGCGAGATGCAGAAGGTGCCCAGCGCCGTCTGGATCGTCGACACCAAGAAGGAGCACATCGCCGTCGGTGAGGCGCGCAAGCTCCACATCCCGGTCGTCGCGATCCTCGACACCAACTGCGACCCCGACGAGGTCGACTACAAGATCCCGGGCAACGACGACGCGATCCGCTCCGTCACCCTGCTCACCCGCGTGATCGCCGACGCCGTCGCCGAGGGCCTCATCGCCCGTTCCGGCGTCGCCACCGGTGACTCCAAGCCGGGCGAGAAGGCCGCCGGCGAGCCGCTCGCCGAGTGGGAGCGCGACCTCCTCGAGGGCGAGAAGAAGGCTGACTCCGACGAGGCTGCCGAGGCTCCGGCCGCCGCCGAGGCCGAGAAGCCGGCCGAGGCCGCTGCTGAGGCCCCTGCCGCCGAGGCGCCCGCCGCTGAGGCCGAGGCCCCCGCCGCCGAGGCTCCGGCCGCGGACACCGAGCAGGCCTGA
- the tsf gene encoding translation elongation factor Ts produces MANYTAADVKKLRELTGAGMMDCKKALDEAEGNVDKAVEALRIKGQKGVAKREGRSAENGAVVSLISDDNTSGVIVELKCETDFVAKGDKFQAVAGALAAHAAATSPADIEALLASEIEPGKTVQAYVDEANANLGEKIVLDRFAQFTGGYVAAYMHRTMPDLPPQIGVLVELDKATDEAAAVAKGIAQHIAAFAPKYLSREDVPAEVVEAERRVAEETTRAEGKPEAALPKIVEGRVNGFFKEATLLGQPYALDNKKSVQKVLDEAGVTLKRFARIKVGI; encoded by the coding sequence ATGGCGAACTACACCGCCGCTGACGTCAAGAAGCTCCGCGAGCTCACCGGCGCCGGCATGATGGACTGCAAGAAGGCGCTGGACGAGGCCGAGGGCAACGTCGACAAGGCCGTCGAGGCTCTGCGCATCAAGGGCCAGAAGGGCGTCGCCAAGCGCGAGGGCCGCTCCGCCGAGAACGGCGCCGTCGTCTCTCTCATCTCCGACGACAACACCTCCGGTGTCATCGTCGAGCTGAAGTGCGAGACGGACTTCGTGGCCAAGGGCGACAAGTTCCAGGCCGTCGCGGGCGCGCTCGCCGCCCACGCCGCCGCGACCTCCCCGGCCGACATCGAGGCGCTGCTCGCCTCCGAGATCGAGCCCGGCAAGACCGTCCAGGCGTACGTCGACGAGGCCAACGCCAACCTCGGCGAGAAGATCGTCCTGGACCGCTTCGCGCAGTTCACGGGTGGGTACGTTGCCGCGTACATGCACCGCACCATGCCTGACCTCCCGCCGCAGATCGGCGTCCTCGTCGAGCTCGACAAGGCGACCGATGAGGCCGCTGCGGTCGCCAAGGGCATCGCGCAGCACATCGCCGCCTTCGCGCCGAAGTACCTCTCCCGTGAGGACGTCCCGGCCGAGGTCGTCGAGGCCGAGCGCCGCGTCGCCGAGGAGACCACGCGCGCCGAGGGCAAGCCCGAGGCCGCCCTCCCGAAGATCGTCGAGGGTCGCGTCAACGGCTTCTTCAAGGAGGCCACGCTCCTGGGCCAGCCGTACGCGCTCGACAACAAGAAGTCCGTCCAGAAGGTCCTGGACGAGGCCGGTGTCACGCTGAAGCGCTTCGCGCGCATCAAGGTCGGCATCTGA
- the pyrH gene encoding UMP kinase: MNKGADATKAAEDKSDHDGKKAGRFMLKLSGEAFAGGGGLGVDPDVVHAMAREIAAVVRDGAEIAVVIGGGNFFRGAELQQRGMDRARSDYMGMLGTVMNCLALQDFLEKEGIDSRVQTAITMGQVAEPYIPLRAVRHLEKGRVVIFGAGMGMPYFSTDTTAAQRALEIDAEALLMGKNGVDGVYDSDPKTNPDAVKFDALEYGEVLSRNLKVADATAITLCRDNALPILVFELLAEGNIARAVKGEKIGTLVSDQGTRA, translated from the coding sequence ATGAACAAGGGCGCGGACGCCACCAAGGCTGCCGAAGACAAGAGCGACCACGACGGCAAGAAGGCCGGACGCTTCATGCTGAAGCTGTCCGGTGAGGCGTTCGCCGGCGGTGGCGGGCTCGGCGTCGACCCCGACGTCGTACACGCCATGGCACGCGAGATCGCCGCGGTCGTCCGTGACGGCGCGGAGATCGCGGTCGTCATCGGCGGCGGCAACTTCTTCCGCGGAGCCGAGCTCCAGCAGCGCGGCATGGACCGGGCCCGCTCCGACTACATGGGCATGCTCGGTACGGTCATGAACTGCCTCGCCCTCCAGGACTTCCTGGAGAAGGAAGGCATCGACTCCCGCGTTCAGACCGCCATCACCATGGGCCAGGTCGCGGAGCCGTACATCCCCCTGCGCGCCGTGCGTCATCTGGAGAAGGGCCGCGTCGTCATCTTCGGCGCCGGTATGGGCATGCCCTACTTCTCCACCGACACCACCGCCGCACAGCGCGCGCTGGAGATCGATGCCGAAGCCCTGCTGATGGGCAAGAACGGCGTCGACGGGGTCTACGATTCCGACCCCAAGACCAACCCCGACGCGGTGAAGTTCGACGCGCTGGAGTACGGCGAGGTGCTCTCCCGCAATCTCAAGGTCGCCGACGCCACCGCCATCACTCTCTGCCGCGACAACGCCCTTCCGATCCTCGTCTTCGAACTGCTCGCCGAAGGCAATATCGCTCGGGCCGTCAAGGGTGAGAAGATCGGCACGCTCGTGAGCGACCAGGGCACCCGGGCCTGA
- the frr gene encoding ribosome recycling factor yields the protein MIEETLLEAEEKMEKAVLVAKDDFAAIRTGRAHPAMFNKIVADYYGALTPINQLASFSVPEARMAVVTPFDKTALRNIEQAIRDSDLGVNPSNDGNIIRVVFPELTQDRRKEYIKVAKTKAEDSKISIRSVRRKAKETIDKLVKDGEVGEDEGRRAEKELDDTTAKYVSQVDELLKHKEAELLEV from the coding sequence GTGATCGAAGAGACCCTCCTCGAGGCCGAGGAGAAGATGGAGAAGGCCGTCCTGGTCGCCAAGGATGACTTCGCCGCGATCCGCACCGGACGTGCGCACCCGGCGATGTTCAACAAGATCGTGGCCGACTACTACGGTGCGCTGACCCCGATCAACCAGCTGGCGTCCTTCTCGGTTCCCGAGGCGCGGATGGCCGTGGTGACCCCGTTCGACAAGACCGCTCTGCGCAACATCGAGCAGGCGATCCGGGACTCCGACCTCGGCGTCAACCCGAGCAACGACGGCAACATCATCCGAGTGGTGTTCCCGGAGCTCACGCAGGACCGCCGCAAGGAGTACATCAAGGTCGCCAAGACCAAGGCCGAGGACTCCAAGATCTCGATCCGCTCCGTCCGCCGCAAGGCGAAGGAGACCATCGACAAGCTGGTCAAGGATGGCGAGGTCGGCGAGGACGAGGGCCGCCGCGCCGAGAAGGAGCTCGACGACACCACCGCGAAGTACGTCTCGCAGGTGGACGAGCTGCTCAAGCACAAGGAAGCCGAGCTGCTCGAGGTCTGA